In Magnetospirillum sp. 15-1, the sequence ACCATCGCGTCCGTCCTCGAAAGCGTACGGGCCCAGACCATCCCGGACATCGAGTTGGAAGTGGTCGTGGTCAATGACGGCTCCCGGGACCGGACCCGCGAAATTCTCGATTCCCGCCCGGAGCTCTACGACAAGGTCATTCATCAGGCCAACGGTGGCAAGGGTGCCGCGGTGACTGCCGCCCTGGGGGTCGCGACCGGCGATTACGTGCTGTTCCAGGACGCCGACCTGGAATACGACCCTGCCGACTATGCCCAAATCTTTCTGCCAATTCTGAAATTAGAAGCCGATGTGGTCATGGGTTCGCGCTTCATCGCCCCCAAATGCACTCGTGTCTATTATTTCTGGCACAAGATCGGTAACTGGGCGATCACGTTCCTCTTCAACATCCTGAACAACACCACGTTCAGCGATATCTATTCGTGCTATCTGTGCTATCGCCGCTCGCTGGTGAATGGCGCCGCGCTGAGGACCCGGGGCTGGGAGCAGCACGCCGAGATCCTGTCCAAGGCGGTGGCGGCCAGCACCGTCTACTACGAAGTGCCGGTCAGCTATCACGGTCGCACCTATGCCGAGGGTAAGAAGATCAAAGCCCACCATATCTTCGCCGTGTTCGCGACCATCATCCGCGAACGCTTCGTTCGCTGAAAATAAGGCAGGTTCCATGTCCCACGACCACGACCATTACCACGACATCGAACCGGTGACCGAGGAAGAGAAACTCACCTGGCCACCCTTCGATAAGGTGGTGAAGCTGGAAAAGGCCTTCACCGACGCGCGCGGCACCATCCAGCCACTGGTGGACCGGCTGATGAAGTCCGCGGTACTGATCGAATCCAAGGCCGGGTCCTTGCGCGCCAATCACTACCACAAGACCGACTGGCATTATTGTTACGTGGTTTCGGGCTCCATCGAGTACTGGCATCGCCCCACCGGCAGCACCGAGCCGCCGACCCTGATGCTGGTCAAGGCCGGCGAGATGATGTTCACGCCGCCCATGGTCGATCACGGCATGGTGTTTCCCGAGGATTGCACCTTCCTGACCCTGTCGCGCAATTCCCGCGACCAGGCCGCCTACGAGGCCGACGTGGTCCGCATCGAATTGCTGGCCGCCGAGGGGTTGACCTCGTGGACGCCGGAAGAGAAGTAAGCCCATGAGTGCCCAGCACCATCGCCGCGAGACCTGCCGCCTGTGCGGCGGCACCCATCTGTCCATGGTGCTGTCCCTGGCGCCCACGCCGCCGGCCAACGCCTTCGTGCCGGCCGAGGAGCTGGGCAAAACCCAGGAGCGCTTCCCGCTGGACCTGTTCTTCTGCGAGGATTGCGCCCATGTCCAGCTGCTGGACGTGGTCGATCCCCGCGTGCTGTTCGAGCATTACGTCTATGTCTCGGGCACCTCGCCGGTCTTCGTGAAGCACTTCGAATCCTATGCCGCCTTCGTGATGGAGCGCTTCAAGCCCATCCCCGGCGGCCTGGTTCTGGACATCGGCTCCAATGACGGCACCTTGCTGTCCTTCTTTCAGAAGGCCGGCATGAAAGTGCTGGGCATCGATCCCGCCCAGGAAATCGCCGCCGAGGCCAGCGCCAGGGGCATCCCCACCATCTGCGGCTTCTTCGGCCCCGACACGGCGGGCGAGATCGCCGCCGGTCACGGCAAGGCCGAGGTCATCACCGCCAACAACGTCTTCGCCCATATCGACAACCTATCGGGCGTGGTGGACGGCGTGCGCAATCTGCT encodes:
- a CDS encoding glycosyltransferase family 2 protein — encoded protein: MVKVSVIIPAYNEEKTIASVLESVRAQTIPDIELEVVVVNDGSRDRTREILDSRPELYDKVIHQANGGKGAAVTAALGVATGDYVLFQDADLEYDPADYAQIFLPILKLEADVVMGSRFIAPKCTRVYYFWHKIGNWAITFLFNILNNTTFSDIYSCYLCYRRSLVNGAALRTRGWEQHAEILSKAVAASTVYYEVPVSYHGRTYAEGKKIKAHHIFAVFATIIRERFVR
- a CDS encoding cupin domain-containing protein, whose translation is MSHDHDHYHDIEPVTEEEKLTWPPFDKVVKLEKAFTDARGTIQPLVDRLMKSAVLIESKAGSLRANHYHKTDWHYCYVVSGSIEYWHRPTGSTEPPTLMLVKAGEMMFTPPMVDHGMVFPEDCTFLTLSRNSRDQAAYEADVVRIELLAAEGLTSWTPEEK